From Candidatus Dadabacteria bacterium:
TTTGAGGACATCCCCCGGATGCCTTACCCTCCCCCAGGAAAGCTCTCCTATCGGGACAAAACCCTCTATGCCCCCTATATCCACGAAAGCCCCGGCGTCAATTATCTTCACCACGTTTCCGGAAACAGTCTGGTCTTCCGATATAGTGGCAAGCGTCTCCTTCTTCTTCTCCTCCCTCTCTTCTTCGAGAATCGCCCTTCTCGACACCACTATACCGTTGTCGTTGTTCTGAATAATGCGGGTTTCGATCGTCTGTCCTACCATCTCGTCAAAATCCGCAACCGGTCGCAGGCCGACTTGGGAACCGGGAAGAAATACCTTGAAGGGGGTATGCCGCCCTATATCGCAGTTAAAACCACCCTTAACTCTGTTTAGAATCTTAGTGACGACCGGTTCTTTGTTCTTGAACTTCTCCTCGATCGCCCTTTTTTCTCTGATCTGGTCTGCTTTTTGTTTGGAAGCCCTGACGGTGTTCGGATTAGGTCTTTCGACCAGAACCTCTATCTCCGAGCCCACCGAGACTTCATATTCGCCGTCTTTGTTTAGAAATTGGTTTATGGGAACTATGCACTCGAACTTAAACCCGAGGTCTATGAAAACAGCATCAGAATCAACCCTTATGACCCTTCCTTTCGCTATTTCCCCGTTCTCGGGCTCGCTCAAGCGCGATTCCATACTTTCATCAAGTAACTCCTCAAAGCTTTTCTCATTAGAATCCGTAACACCATTATCCTGAGTCATTTTGTTTAGCCGCCTTTGCCATCAGTCTTTTACTAATAAAGGCAAGGTTACATGAAAACTGTCTAAAATGAAAAGAGCGCTAGGGAAGAAAAATTGTTTTCAATCGCCGCGGAAAGAGATATCTTTTGTGCGAAGAAATATCGCCGCAATCACATCTTCGGCGCTCATTCGGGTCGTATCTATCACCACGGCGTCCTGGGCGGGACGAAGTGGGTTCTCCGCGCGAAGCGTGTCACGACGGTCCCTTCTGCGAAGCTCGTCTTCGACATCTGAGAGGGGAATATCTCCCCGTTTACTTTGAAGGAATCTCCTTTTCGCTCTCTCGGCGACCGTAGCGTCGAGGTAGAATTTATACCTTGCCCCGGGAAAAACATAGGTTCCCATATCTCTTCCCTCGGCAACTATGTTTTCCCCTTCCCCGATCTTTCTCTGAATGCCGATGAGAAATTCCCTTACTTCGGCAAGCTCCGCGAGTTCGGAGGAAAGGGAAGAGATCTTCTCCGTCCTTATA
This genomic window contains:
- a CDS encoding (d)CMP kinase, with product MKRDGDNIVTIDGPSGVGKSTVARRVADLLGFSCLDTGAMYRAVALKVSEAEVDPNDPASLSRLLSGTMVEFSPEGLVFLDGRNVSKLIRTEKISSLSSELAELAEVREFLIGIQRKIGEGENIVAEGRDMGTYVFPGARYKFYLDATVAERAKRRFLQSKRGDIPLSDVEDELRRRDRRDTLRAENPLRPAQDAVVIDTTRMSAEDVIAAIFLRTKDISFRGD